A section of the Triticum dicoccoides isolate Atlit2015 ecotype Zavitan chromosome 7A, WEW_v2.0, whole genome shotgun sequence genome encodes:
- the LOC119333012 gene encoding probable indole-3-pyruvate monooxygenase YUCCA11: MENVVVLIIGVGPAGLATAACLSQLSFPYVIVERESCSVSLWRNHAYDRLKLHLAKEFWKNYSRMNVLVVGSGNSGMEIAYDLAAHGAYTSIIIRSPIHVMTKELIRLGMTLAPRLPLNLVDNLLVMEANLIFGDLLMHGIRRPKMGPMILKSETGRSVVIDVGTVGLIKKGIIKVQGSISKIMGDIVEFQCSNKISFDAILFAIGYKSTTNIWLKNGENMLNGNGLPIKEYLNHWKGGNGLYCAGLGRRGLAGIVADAKNSANDIKSVIDAMSS, from the exons ATGGAGAATGTTGTAGTGTTGATTATTGGCGTTGGGCCAGCGGGCCTTGCAACAGCAGCATGCCTTAGCCAATTATCATTTCCCTATGTCATTGTCGAGCGTGAAAGTTGCAGCGTGTCGCTTTGGCGCAACCACGCCTACGATCGCCTCAAGCTGCATCTTGCAAAGGAGTTCT GGAAGAACTACTCTCGGATGAATGTATTGGTCGTCGGATCTGGAAACTCTGGAATGGAAATTGCTTATGACCTTGCGGCCCATGGTGCCTATACTTCAATCATTATACGAAGCCCG ATTCATGTAATGACAAAGGAATTAATCCGATTGGGGATGACACTTGCTCCCCGTCTTCCACTGAATCTAGTGGATAACCTCCTTGTGATGGAGGCAAATTTAATATTTGGAGACCTTCTGATGCATGGCATCAGAAGGCCAAAAATGGGTCCAATGATCCTCAAGTCAGAAACCGGCCGATCCGTCGTTATTGATGTTGGCACTGTTGGGTTAATCAAAAAAGGTATCATCAAA GTACAGGGGAGTATTAGTAAGATCATGGGTGATATAGTTGAATTTCAGTGCAGTAACAAAATATCATTTGACGCTATTTTGTTTGCAATTGGCTACAAAAGCACAACAAATATATGGCTCAAG AATGGTGAGAACATGTTAAATGGTAATGGACTACCCATCAAAGAATATCTGAATCACTGGAAAGGGGGAAATGGGCTCTACTGTGCTGGGTTAGGAAGGAGAGGACTGGCTGGTATTGTAGCAGATGCCAAGAATAGCGCCAATGACATCAAATCAGTGATAGACGCTATGTCTAGCTAA